In the genome of Hymenobacter cellulosivorans, one region contains:
- a CDS encoding histone deacetylase family protein — protein sequence MPCLATSERYTLDLPAGHRFPIAKYELIREQLLWQGIAPLHDFYDPGLCTEEDVLRVHTAEYWHKVRDQQLSAAEVRRLGLPQSERLVLRSLSSSAGTVQSARRALHDGVALNLAGGTHHAFADRGEGFCVLNDIAIAAAHLLHHSLARQILVVDLDVHQGDGTASIFRDEPRVFTFSMHAGANYPLRKEQSDWDVALPLGLDDAGYLQQLTQTLPGLLEQVRPDFVFFQAGVDVLATDKLGKLALTQAGCRTRDEFVLGLCRQHRLPVAVSMGGGYSERIGDIVDAHCNTFRVAYELFG from the coding sequence ATGCCCTGCCTCGCCACTTCCGAACGCTACACGCTTGACTTACCCGCTGGCCACCGCTTTCCTATTGCCAAGTACGAGCTGATCCGGGAGCAGCTGCTCTGGCAGGGCATTGCTCCGCTCCATGACTTCTACGACCCGGGCCTGTGCACTGAGGAAGACGTGCTACGCGTGCACACCGCCGAATATTGGCACAAAGTGCGCGACCAGCAGCTTTCAGCCGCCGAGGTGCGCCGCCTGGGCTTGCCCCAGAGTGAGCGGCTAGTGCTTCGGTCCCTGAGCAGCTCGGCCGGCACGGTGCAGTCGGCGCGGCGGGCTCTGCACGACGGGGTGGCCCTGAACCTGGCCGGGGGTACCCACCACGCCTTTGCCGACCGGGGCGAGGGGTTTTGCGTGCTCAACGACATTGCCATTGCCGCCGCTCACCTGCTGCACCACAGCCTCGCGCGGCAGATATTGGTCGTGGACCTGGACGTGCACCAGGGCGACGGCACGGCCAGCATTTTCCGCGACGAGCCCCGGGTTTTCACCTTCAGCATGCACGCCGGAGCCAATTACCCGTTGCGTAAAGAGCAGTCGGACTGGGACGTGGCCCTGCCCCTGGGCCTCGACGACGCGGGGTATCTGCAGCAGCTCACCCAGACCTTGCCCGGCTTATTGGAACAAGTGCGGCCCGACTTCGTGTTTTTTCAGGCCGGCGTCGATGTGCTGGCCACCGATAAGCTCGGCAAGCTGGCCCTGACCCAAGCCGGCTGCCGCACCCGGGACGAGTTTGTGCTGGGCCTCTGCCGGCAGCACCGCCTGCCCGTGGCCGTGAGCATGGGTGGGGGCTACTCCGAGCGAATCGGCGACATCGTGGACGCGCACTGCAACACGTTTCGGGTGGCGTATGAGCTGTTTGGGTAA
- a CDS encoding J domain-containing protein, with amino-acid sequence MNLHNPATDLPAANSLPVRVPEAAPGTPAQQAFRQAIQDVENLRDRLRELEEGQSEARRRYWQQVGPLAQTVVAARRRLFAPLEEALLLPYFSRAEHRQLEELILNNARSLRDRFGEDVADILQRHAPTAKEPTPGAAESSGSNPQPETEAAPGHAKRKPKGKKAREAEKAALEEQQKLLGNTKNLYRQLARANHPDLERDPALAQEKTERMQRITRAYEANDLYTLLQLLSEHAPGSTDSESEDLLARYTQALRQQQDELKQRMNELKYGTTSAFAATGKKQEAELRQVKRHLRAEADYLQHIEQLMQAPEDLRDLLRQLSTEI; translated from the coding sequence ATGAATCTGCATAACCCCGCCACCGACCTGCCTGCCGCCAATTCTCTGCCCGTCCGGGTGCCGGAAGCCGCGCCGGGTACGCCCGCGCAACAGGCGTTTCGGCAGGCTATTCAGGACGTGGAAAACCTGCGGGACCGACTGCGAGAACTGGAAGAGGGCCAATCGGAAGCCCGGCGGCGCTACTGGCAGCAGGTCGGGCCGCTGGCTCAAACGGTAGTGGCGGCCCGCCGCCGCTTATTTGCCCCGCTGGAAGAGGCCCTGCTCCTGCCCTATTTCAGCCGGGCCGAGCACCGGCAACTCGAAGAACTAATTCTGAATAACGCCAGGTCCTTGCGGGACCGGTTTGGGGAAGACGTGGCCGATATTCTGCAGCGCCACGCCCCCACGGCGAAAGAGCCTACTCCAGGAGCCGCAGAGAGTTCGGGTTCGAACCCGCAGCCCGAGACGGAGGCCGCGCCGGGTCACGCCAAGCGCAAACCGAAGGGCAAAAAGGCCCGGGAAGCTGAAAAGGCGGCTTTGGAAGAGCAGCAGAAGCTGCTAGGTAACACCAAAAACCTCTACCGGCAACTGGCCCGCGCCAACCACCCCGACCTGGAGCGCGACCCGGCCCTGGCCCAGGAAAAGACGGAGCGCATGCAGCGTATCACCCGCGCCTACGAAGCCAACGACCTCTACACCCTGCTCCAGCTGCTGTCGGAACACGCCCCGGGCAGCACCGATTCGGAGTCGGAGGATTTGCTGGCCCGCTACACCCAGGCCCTGCGCCAGCAGCAGGATGAACTCAAGCAGCGCATGAACGAGCTCAAATACGGCACCACCAGCGCCTTTGCAGCCACCGGCAAAAAACAGGAAGCCGAGCTGCGCCAGGTAAAGCGCCATCTCCGCGCCGAAGCCGACTACCTGCAGCACATAGAGCAGTTGATGCAGGCTCCCGAAGACCTACGCGACCTGCTCCGCCAGCTCTCCACCGAGATTTAA
- a CDS encoding alpha/beta fold hydrolase: MTTPTTLAPPVPTALKLLRLKFQVLAAFSTTAAFQSAWRLFTTPRRLPVKAWEAAALAEARRFEVPFEQGQLVAYEWNPTGARTVLLVHGWEHRASFWGAFAQGLVAAGYRVVAFDGPAHGASTGRRTTLPLFGAAIQAVADHAGTIWGVVAHSFGAAATAGLPVHFNEQQLLPRLVLLSVPGSTPAVFQRFADLLHLPAKVAARMVEFAEARHGRRSESYSLTQVGHQVPAERALLLHDRADETIPFSEAEDIARSWPALDFRPTEGLGHNRIMRDPGVIQQVVGFLREKGS, encoded by the coding sequence ATGACTACCCCAACTACGCTCGCGCCGCCCGTGCCCACTGCCCTGAAACTGCTGCGGCTGAAGTTTCAAGTGCTGGCGGCATTTTCCACCACGGCTGCTTTCCAATCGGCCTGGCGGCTGTTTACCACGCCACGCCGGCTGCCGGTGAAAGCATGGGAAGCCGCGGCGCTGGCCGAAGCCCGGCGATTTGAGGTGCCGTTTGAGCAAGGTCAGCTGGTGGCATACGAGTGGAACCCTACCGGGGCGCGCACCGTGCTGCTGGTGCACGGCTGGGAGCACCGGGCCAGCTTTTGGGGCGCCTTTGCCCAGGGCTTGGTAGCGGCCGGCTACCGCGTGGTGGCCTTCGATGGCCCGGCGCACGGGGCTTCCACTGGACGGCGCACCACGCTGCCCCTGTTTGGCGCCGCCATTCAGGCCGTAGCCGACCACGCTGGTACTATCTGGGGCGTAGTGGCGCATTCCTTTGGGGCCGCAGCCACGGCGGGGCTGCCAGTACATTTCAATGAGCAGCAATTATTGCCGCGCCTGGTGCTGCTGAGCGTGCCGGGCAGTACGCCGGCCGTGTTTCAACGCTTTGCCGACCTGCTGCACCTGCCGGCCAAGGTGGCGGCCCGCATGGTAGAATTTGCCGAAGCCCGGCACGGCCGCCGCTCCGAAAGCTACAGCCTGACCCAAGTAGGCCACCAGGTGCCGGCCGAGCGCGCCCTGCTACTCCACGACCGGGCCGACGAAACCATTCCCTTTAGCGAAGCCGAGGATATTGCCCGCAGCTGGCCTGCCCTCGACTTCCGCCCCACCGAAGGCCTGGGTCACAACCGCATCATGCGCGACCCTGGGGTAATTCAGCAGGTAGTAGGGTTTTTGCGGGAAAAAGGAAGTTAA
- a CDS encoding XRE family transcriptional regulator: MSYVGKNIRKIRTVKKLSQAAFAELFGLARPSVGAYEEGRSEPKMETLIQIAQHFGLSVDLLLTKELTVNELYHFDIYQKEAAPAPAAAPAAQADQQATVTPFVPASRLLEYIVQHHSAAFLDALPPLTFPHKLGPATRAFEIVGAEMQHQQQGLRHQDVILCRRIDLAAPNLRVQRIYAFVTQSKLLVRRLAERLSDTHLKLRADNPDYGSEEFALDQALEIWEVKAVFTTHLRPPSTMEERLTRLERQVEELLARLSEQED; encoded by the coding sequence ATGTCCTACGTTGGCAAGAACATCCGCAAGATCAGAACGGTTAAAAAGCTGAGCCAGGCGGCTTTCGCAGAGTTATTTGGTCTGGCCCGGCCCAGTGTTGGAGCGTATGAAGAAGGCCGGTCGGAGCCTAAAATGGAGACGCTGATTCAAATTGCTCAGCATTTTGGCTTATCCGTCGACTTGCTACTAACGAAAGAATTGACGGTAAACGAGCTTTATCATTTCGACATTTACCAGAAGGAAGCAGCCCCCGCGCCGGCTGCGGCCCCCGCCGCCCAGGCCGACCAGCAAGCCACGGTCACGCCTTTCGTGCCGGCCAGCCGCCTGCTCGAGTACATTGTGCAGCACCACAGCGCCGCCTTTCTCGATGCGCTGCCCCCGCTCACGTTTCCGCACAAGCTGGGGCCGGCTACTCGGGCATTCGAAATAGTAGGGGCCGAAATGCAGCACCAGCAGCAGGGGCTGCGCCACCAGGACGTAATTCTCTGCCGCCGCATCGATTTGGCCGCGCCCAATCTGCGGGTGCAGCGCATTTACGCCTTTGTAACCCAGAGCAAGCTGCTGGTGCGCCGCCTGGCCGAGCGCCTTTCCGACACTCACCTCAAGCTGCGGGCCGACAATCCCGATTACGGCTCCGAGGAATTTGCCCTCGATCAAGCCCTGGAAATCTGGGAAGTGAAGGCTGTGTTTACGACCCATCTGCGGCCCCCCTCCACCATGGAAGAGCGCCTCACACGCCTGGAGCGGCAGGTGGAAGAGCTGCTGGCCCGCCTCAGTGAGCAGGAAGACTAA
- a CDS encoding YbjN domain-containing protein, with product MADAYFTKIHRYLLELGFDIHHQDSTANILVVSRPELGIEHLVLGCGEPLLIMEQHLLDLPGPSCEVYQRLLQKNRDIIHGAFVLDDSGRKVIFRDTLQLEHLDRPELEAVFNSLALLLSEFSDELIAFSKA from the coding sequence ATGGCCGACGCCTACTTCACCAAGATCCACCGCTACTTACTGGAGCTCGGCTTCGACATTCACCACCAGGATTCGACCGCCAATATTCTGGTCGTGAGCCGGCCCGAGTTGGGCATCGAGCACCTTGTGCTGGGCTGCGGCGAGCCGCTGCTGATTATGGAGCAGCATCTGCTAGATCTGCCCGGCCCGAGCTGCGAAGTATACCAGCGCCTGCTCCAGAAAAACCGCGACATCATCCACGGCGCCTTCGTGCTCGACGACTCGGGCCGCAAGGTCATCTTCCGCGACACGCTGCAGCTCGAACACCTCGACCGGCCCGAGCTGGAAGCCGTGTTCAACTCCCTGGCCCTGCTGCTGAGCGAATTCAGCGACGAGCTGATTGCCTTTTCGAAAGCCTAA
- a CDS encoding PspA/IM30 family protein, with protein MNIFSRLFKIGQSEAHSAVNQLEDPIKMTEQGLRDLRQDLDKSLHALAEVKAMVIRARNEAEDFRAKALDYENKAVLLLQRAHKGDLPTAEADRLAGEALLKKAENDAHATRSTADQEKFAASAAQLDQNVQQLKQTISQWENELKTLKARVTVSTATKTINQQLAQIDSSGTVSLLERMKERVAAEEALAESYGQIAQESRSVDQEIDKALQQSGASQAATDVQALKEKLGLNTPAE; from the coding sequence ATGAACATTTTCAGCCGCCTCTTCAAAATCGGGCAGTCAGAAGCCCATTCCGCCGTCAACCAGCTCGAAGACCCCATCAAAATGACCGAGCAGGGCCTGCGCGACCTGCGCCAGGACCTCGATAAGAGCCTACATGCCCTGGCCGAAGTGAAGGCCATGGTGATTCGGGCCCGCAACGAGGCCGAGGACTTCCGCGCCAAGGCCCTGGACTACGAAAACAAGGCCGTCCTCTTGCTACAGCGCGCCCACAAGGGTGATTTGCCTACCGCCGAAGCTGACCGCCTCGCCGGGGAAGCGCTGCTGAAAAAAGCCGAAAATGACGCCCACGCTACCCGCAGTACCGCCGACCAGGAGAAGTTTGCTGCCTCGGCCGCCCAGCTCGACCAGAACGTGCAGCAGCTCAAGCAAACCATTAGCCAGTGGGAAAACGAGCTCAAAACGCTCAAGGCGCGCGTCACGGTGAGCACCGCTACCAAGACCATCAACCAGCAGCTGGCCCAGATTGACTCCTCCGGCACGGTGAGCTTGCTGGAGCGCATGAAGGAGCGGGTGGCCGCCGAGGAAGCCCTGGCCGAATCCTACGGGCAGATTGCCCAGGAAAGCCGCTCCGTCGACCAGGAAATCGACAAGGCCCTGCAGCAGAGCGGGGCCAGCCAGGCCGCCACCGACGTGCAGGCGCTGAAAGAAAAGCTGGGGCTGAACACTCCGGCCGAATAG
- a CDS encoding flotillin family protein, giving the protein MIGQLSLAVLVLLGVFLLGIIAVVARMYKKAVQGEALVRTGMGDTKVSFTGIFIVPVLHKMEVMDIKLKTIIIQRAGSEGLVCKDNLRADVKVNFFVRVNKTHDDVLNVAQSIGAHRASDPLALENLFDAKFSEALKTVGKHFDFIELYNSREQFKQQILTIIGTDLNGYVLDDCAIDYLEQTPLTALNQDNILDAEGIKKIIALTSEQKIQANSIQREQQKTIKKQDVEAQETILQLEKQLIENQEKQKREVANIKARELAETEKVMQEERLKGEKARIATEEEVRIAEQNRDRQVLVAERNKQRTDAVETERVAQAKALEANERERIVALAQIEKEKALEEERKNIQTIIRERVVVEKATVQEEEKIKDTRAQAQADREKLVAITAAKQQAEAATVALVGNADMERQAAEFRAKQMLIDAEAEKAASEFKGQAIRTLAEAEASKATAVGLAEAQVMQAKATARQKEGETEANVLQLTAAAEAQAIQAKAGAQAEADEKLGLVAAKINREKGLADADIIQARADADQKKGLAEAAVSEQKFAVEAKGIEAKADAMKKLDGVGKDHEEFKLRLDKEKSVELAQISIQKDIAASQADVIGEALKAAKIDIVGGETMFFDQIIGSITKGKMVDRAVHNSEVLGTVKDAFFSLDGGGDFKTNLRRFVDQFGLSSDDMKNLSVSALLLKMMNQAGDDATRATITQLASTAAALGIGDKPAKMLELK; this is encoded by the coding sequence ATGATTGGTCAACTTTCCCTCGCCGTGCTGGTGTTGCTCGGTGTATTCCTGCTCGGCATCATTGCCGTGGTGGCGCGCATGTACAAGAAAGCCGTGCAGGGCGAGGCCCTGGTGCGCACCGGCATGGGCGACACAAAAGTGTCGTTTACCGGTATTTTCATCGTGCCCGTGCTCCACAAGATGGAGGTAATGGACATCAAGCTCAAGACCATCATCATTCAGCGGGCCGGCTCTGAGGGTCTCGTCTGCAAAGACAACCTGCGGGCCGACGTGAAGGTCAACTTCTTTGTGCGCGTCAACAAGACCCACGACGACGTGCTCAACGTGGCCCAGAGCATCGGCGCCCACCGCGCCTCCGACCCGCTGGCCCTGGAAAACCTCTTCGACGCCAAGTTTTCGGAAGCCCTCAAAACCGTGGGCAAGCACTTCGACTTCATTGAGCTCTACAACTCCCGGGAGCAGTTTAAGCAGCAAATTCTGACCATCATCGGCACCGACCTCAACGGCTACGTGCTCGACGACTGCGCCATTGACTACCTGGAGCAAACCCCACTGACGGCCCTGAATCAGGACAACATCCTGGACGCCGAGGGCATCAAGAAAATCATTGCCCTGACCTCGGAGCAGAAGATTCAGGCCAACTCCATCCAGCGGGAGCAGCAGAAAACCATCAAGAAGCAGGACGTCGAGGCCCAGGAAACCATCCTGCAGCTCGAAAAGCAGCTGATTGAAAACCAGGAAAAGCAGAAGCGGGAAGTAGCTAACATCAAGGCCCGGGAGCTGGCCGAAACCGAGAAGGTGATGCAGGAAGAGCGCCTCAAGGGCGAAAAAGCCCGCATTGCTACGGAAGAAGAAGTGCGCATTGCCGAGCAAAACCGCGACCGGCAGGTGCTGGTAGCCGAGCGCAACAAGCAGCGCACCGACGCCGTGGAAACCGAGCGCGTAGCCCAGGCCAAAGCCCTGGAAGCCAACGAGCGGGAGCGAATCGTGGCCCTGGCCCAGATTGAAAAGGAAAAGGCCCTGGAAGAAGAGCGCAAAAACATCCAGACCATTATCCGGGAGCGGGTGGTGGTGGAAAAAGCCACGGTGCAGGAAGAGGAGAAAATCAAGGATACCCGCGCCCAGGCCCAGGCCGACCGCGAAAAGCTGGTGGCCATTACCGCCGCCAAGCAGCAGGCCGAAGCCGCCACGGTAGCCCTGGTGGGCAACGCCGACATGGAGCGGCAGGCCGCCGAGTTCCGCGCCAAGCAGATGCTAATTGACGCTGAAGCTGAAAAAGCAGCTTCCGAGTTCAAGGGTCAGGCCATCCGCACCCTGGCCGAAGCCGAAGCCAGCAAAGCCACGGCCGTGGGTCTGGCCGAAGCCCAGGTGATGCAGGCCAAAGCCACTGCCCGCCAGAAAGAAGGCGAAACCGAGGCCAACGTATTGCAGCTCACCGCCGCCGCCGAGGCCCAGGCCATTCAGGCCAAAGCCGGGGCCCAGGCCGAGGCCGACGAGAAGCTGGGCCTGGTAGCCGCCAAAATCAACCGCGAAAAAGGCCTCGCCGACGCCGACATCATTCAGGCCCGCGCCGATGCCGACCAGAAGAAAGGTCTGGCCGAAGCGGCCGTTTCGGAGCAGAAATTTGCGGTAGAAGCCAAGGGTATCGAAGCCAAGGCCGATGCCATGAAAAAGCTCGACGGCGTGGGCAAAGACCACGAGGAGTTCAAGCTGCGCCTGGACAAAGAGAAGTCGGTGGAGCTGGCCCAGATCAGCATTCAGAAGGACATTGCTGCCTCCCAGGCCGACGTTATCGGCGAAGCCCTCAAAGCCGCCAAAATCGACATCGTGGGCGGGGAAACCATGTTCTTCGACCAGATCATCGGCTCGATTACCAAAGGCAAGATGGTGGACCGCGCCGTGCACAACAGCGAAGTGCTGGGCACGGTGAAAGACGCCTTCTTCTCGCTGGATGGGGGCGGCGACTTCAAAACCAACCTGCGCCGCTTCGTGGATCAGTTCGGCCTGAGCTCCGACGATATGAAGAACCTCAGCGTCTCGGCCCTGCTGCTGAAGATGATGAACCAGGCCGGCGACGACGCCACCCGCGCCACGATTACCCAGCTGGCCAGCACGGCCGCAGCCCTGGGCATTGGCGACAAGCCAGCCAAGATGCTGGAGCTGAAGTAA